A segment of the bacterium genome:
TGGCGGCGCACGGCCTGCCCCGCGCCACCGGCGACATCGACATCTGGGTGCGTCCGACACCCGACAATGCCGAGCGCGCGCTGCGCGCCGTGCAGTCATTCGGGGCACCGCTGTTCGGGCTGACCATCGAGGACCTGGTCCGCTCCGACGCGAGGTCGAATCGAAGGCGCGCACCATCGACGTCGCCCAGCTCCTGCCGCTGATCGAGGGGCAGTGACGAGCCGCGCGTGGACGCCGAGCTGTTGGTCCGTTTCCTCGTCGGTCTCGTGCTGCTGATCGCCGGCGCCGAGGCGCTGGTGCGCGGCGCCTCGCGCCTGGCCCTGGCGATCGGGCTGTCGCCGCTGGTGATCGGCCTGACGGTGGTGGCGGCGGGCACCAGCTCCCCCGAGCTGGCGGTGAGCGTCGCCGCGGCCCGGAACGGCCAGGGCGACATCGCGCTCGGCAACGTCGTCGGCAGCAACGTCTTCAACGTGCTCTTCCTGCTCGGCCTGTGCGCCCTGGTGGTGCCGCTGCGGGTCTCGGCGCAATTGGTGTGGTGGGACGTCCCGGTGATGATCGGCGTCTCGCTGCTGGTCCTGCTGCTCGGCCTCGGCGGCCACCTCGGCCGCGGAGAGGGGCTGCTGCTGCTCGCCGGCCTGGCCGGCTACGTCTGGTACTCGGTCGTTCTCGGCCGGCGCGCCGGCGCCGCGGTCCAACTCGACGCCGCGCCGGGCGGCTCGACCGCCGCGCACCTCCTGTGGATCGGCGCCGGACTGGCCATGCTGGTGCTCGGCGCCCGCTGGCTGGTGGAGGGGGCGGTGGCGCTCGCCCACGCCGCCGGCATCAGCGAGCTGGTGGTCGGCCTGACGGTGGTGGCGGCCGGCACCTCGCTGCCCGAGGTGGCCACCTCGGTGGTCGCCAGCCTGCGCGGCGAGCGCGACATCGCCGTCGGCAACGCGGTCGGGAGCTGCATCTTCAATCTGCTCGGCATCCTCGGCGCCGCGGCAGTGGTCGCCGGCGATCTCGCGGTGGCGCCATCGCTGCGCACCTTCGACCTGCCAGTGATGGTCGCCACGGCCGTCGCCTGCCTGCCGATCTTCGTCAGCGGCCACCGCATCAGCCGCCTCGAGGGCGGCATCTTCTTCGCCTACTACCTCGCGTACACGACCTACCTGATCCTCGCCGCCTCCCGGCACGATGCCCTGCCGGCCTTCAGCGGCGCCATGCTCGCCTTCGCCCTGCCGCTGACCGTCCTCACCCTGGGGGTCGTCTTCCTGCGCGAGCGGCGCCCCGCCTGAGCTCGCCAGCTCGCGACTCGCGGCGAATCACGCGCCGTCTAAC
Coding sequences within it:
- a CDS encoding calcium/sodium antiporter, which encodes MDAELLVRFLVGLVLLIAGAEALVRGASRLALAIGLSPLVIGLTVVAAGTSSPELAVSVAAARNGQGDIALGNVVGSNVFNVLFLLGLCALVVPLRVSAQLVWWDVPVMIGVSLLVLLLGLGGHLGRGEGLLLLAGLAGYVWYSVVLGRRAGAAVQLDAAPGGSTAAHLLWIGAGLAMLVLGARWLVEGAVALAHAAGISELVVGLTVVAAGTSLPEVATSVVASLRGERDIAVGNAVGSCIFNLLGILGAAAVVAGDLAVAPSLRTFDLPVMVATAVACLPIFVSGHRISRLEGGIFFAYYLAYTTYLILAASRHDALPAFSGAMLAFALPLTVLTLGVVFLRERRPA